In the genome of Vicia villosa cultivar HV-30 ecotype Madison, WI linkage group LG7, Vvil1.0, whole genome shotgun sequence, one region contains:
- the LOC131617154 gene encoding phenylacetaldehyde reductase-like, protein MSGEGKVVCVTGASGYIASWIVKFLLQRRYTVRATVRDLSNPKKVDHLTKLDGAKERLHLFKADLLDEGSFDSAIEGCDGVFHTASPVRFVVDDPQAELIDPAVKGTLNVLKACAKSPTVKRVVFTSSVAAVALNTRPKNPEVIVDETWFSDPDFCRESQLWYPLSKTLAEAAAWEFANENKIDMVVINPTMVAGPLLQPEVNESVQPILDIINGIPFPNNAYGWVNVKDIADAHIYAYEIASASGRYCLSERGVHLSELAKLLHDLYPTFQISDKCEDEEPYIENYQISKEKAKSLGVEFTPLEVSLKETVESFREKKIIDF, encoded by the exons ATGAGTGGAGAAGGAAAGGTGGTTTGTGTGACAGGTGCTTCTGGTTATATCGCTTCATGGATTGTCAAGTTCCTCCTCCAACGTCGTTACACCGTCAGAGCCACCGTTCGAGATCTAA GTAATCCGAAAAAGGTTGACCACTTGACTAAACTTGATGGTGCAAAGGAGAGGTTGCATCTTTTTAAGGCTGATCTTTTGGATGAAGGTTCCTTTGACTCTGCTATTGAAGGATGTGATGGTGTGTTTCATACTGCTTCACCGGTTCGTTTTGTCGTAGACGACCCACAG GCTGAGTTGATTGATCCGGCGGTGAAGGGAACTCTTAATGTTCTTAAAGCATGTGCGAAATCACCAACGGTGAAACGAGTTGTGTTTACTTCTTCTGTTGCAGCAGTTGCATTAAACACAAGGCCGAAGAATCCCGAAGTTATAGTTGATGAGACATGGTTTTCGGATCCAGATTTCTGTAGGGAATCTCAG TTATGGTACCCGCTTTCAAAGACTTTGGCTGAGGCTGCTGCATGGGAATTTGCAAATGAAAACAAGATTGACATGGTTGTTATTAACCCAACAATGGTTGCAGGACCTCTCTTACAACCAGAGGTTAACGAAAGTGTTCAACCAATTCTAGACATAATCAATG GTATACCATTTCCAAATAATGCTTATGGATGGGTGAATGTGAAAGATATTGCCGACGCACATATTTACGCATATGAGATTGCTTCTGCTAGTGGAAGATATTGTTTATCTGAGAGAGGGGTACACTTATCAGAACTTGCTAAGCTATTACATGATCTGTACCCAACATTCCAAATTTCAGACAA GTGTGAAGATGAAGAACCGTATATAGAAAATTATCAGATTTCCAAGGAAAAGGCAAAAAGCTTGGGGGTCGAGTTTACCCCTTTGGAAGTCAGCCTCAAGGAGACTGTGGAAAGCTTcagagagaaaaaaattatcGACTTTTAA